The genomic segment GTTATAAGTATAATTAAAATACTATAATAAATTCATTTATCTGTGCTAATTAAGATGAATGTTATAGAAGTAAACATGGAACAGCTAGATACAATTTTTACCAGTGCACTTAAAGACGCAGCGCAACAACTTACCAATATGTTAGGCAGCGAAGTTGTAGCTACGGACCCTATTTTAAAAGAGATCAGTTTTGAGGATATCCCTTATATTTTCGGAGGTTCACAAAAGATCGTTTCCGGAATTTATATGGAATATCACGGAGACCCGAAGTTTATAGACAGCAGTGTTTCATTTAACGGTCATTTACTTTTGACGTTTAAGATTGAATCCGCTTTTGAAATCGCCGCCATTCTTACTAAAGACCTGGATGTGCCTCTGGATAAAATCGGTGGCATGACCGATTCCATCTTCGGGGAAATCGGCAATGTTTTCGGCACAGGTTTTTTAACTTCCCTTGCCAATATGGCC from the Candidatus Margulisiibacteriota bacterium genome contains:
- a CDS encoding chemotaxis protein CheC, with translation MLIKMNVIEVNMEQLDTIFTSALKDAAQQLTNMLGSEVVATDPILKEISFEDIPYIFGGSQKIVSGIYMEYHGDPKFIDSSVSFNGHLLLTFKIESAFEIAAILTKDLDVPLDKIGGMTDSIFGEIGNVFGTGFLTSLANMAGCKLLPSVPTVINYKASAILEYVKNRITNYEVPIVLIQTNLYSDKQTIEGKFMLIPENYKSFLYLFNKNK